AAGCGGCAGAACCGCCCGACGTACGACACCGCGGCGGGCATCACGCTCGTTCCCCGTCCGACCTCGACGGCGTACTACCCGAAGGTCTCGCAGGGCGTGTACCAGAACGGCAACAGCATCCTCGGCGGGCAGGCCTCCGTCGACGGCGGCACCCGCGCGATGGCCTCCGCGATCTCGCTCGCCCTGACCGGGGACGCGCTGTGAGCGCCGGCACCGCGACGCGGACGCCGGCCGGCGCAGCCGAGGGACGGACTCCGCGGAGGAGGCCCGACGGGTACCGCCCGACGAGCGCTCGGTCGCGGATGGAGCGCGTCCGTGCCCGGGGTGCGTGGGGCTTCGCCGCCCCGGCGCTCCTGGTCGTCGCCGCGGTCACGATCTTCCCGGTGGTGTACTCGATCGTCCTGAGCTTCGCGGACGTCGAGATCGGCTACGACGGCTTCACGATCCAGGGCTTCGGCCTCGGCAACTACGCGGCCCTGCTGCAGAGCGCCGACTGGTACCGGGCGCTCGGCTTCACGGTGCTGTACACGGTCGTCACGGTGTCCGTGGAGCTCGTCCTCGGCATGCTCGTCGCCCTGGTGCTCGAACGGCTGGGGGTCACCCGCGGCTGGATGCTCGCGCTGCTCCTCGTGCCGTGGTCGCTCGTGACGATCGTGAACGCACAGCTGTGGAAGTACATCTACGACTCGACCTACGGCGTCGCGACGTGGTTCTTCGGGCTGTTCGGCGACGCCCCGGTGATCCTCGGTGAACCGGTCCCCGCGATCACGGGTCTGATGGTCGCGGACATCTGGAAGACCACGCCGTTCGTGGCGATCATCCTGCTCGCGGGCCTCGTCCAGATCTCGGAGGACCTCTACGAGGCCGCCGAGCTCGACGGGGCGAACGGGTGGCAGACGTTCTGGCGCGTCGTCGTCCCGCAGCTGGCGCCGACCCTGACGATCGCGGTCCTGTTCCGCGTGCTGCAGGCGTTCGGCGTCTTCGACCTGCCGTTCGTGCTGACGAACGGCGGACCGGGCACCACGACCCAGTCGCTCGCGATCATGGGCTACAAGGTGCTCTTCCAGGACATCAACATCGGACCGGGCGCAGCGATCGCGACCAGCACCGCGGTCATCGTGGCCGTCGGGTGCCTGCTCTTCCTGCGGGCGTTCCGGAACCAGGCGAAGGGAGGGGATGCCTGATGCCCCGTCAACGTGTCCGCAAGGGCTGGCGGAAGTGGGTCAACACCGTCAACGTCAGCGGTGTCGTCATCGCCGTGCTCACCGCGCTGCCGCTCTACTGGCTCGTCTCGACCTCGCTCAAGCCGTCGTCGGAGATCGCCCAGTCGCCGCCGACCGTCGTGCCGCAGTCGCTGACGTTCGACAACTTCGTCGTGGCCTTCCGCGACAACGCCCTCGGGCAGTACATGGTGAACAGCATCGTGGTGTCGGTGGCGACGACGGTCATCGTGCTCGCGCTGTCCTTCCTCGCCGGGTACGCCCTCGCCGGGCGGTGGATCAAGGGCCGCACGGCGATCATGACCTCGCTGCTCATGCTGTCGGTCTTCCCGGCGATCGCGGTCCTGACGCCGCTGTACCTGCTCGAGCGGAACCTCGGGCTGCTCAACTCGTACCCGGGCCTGGTCGTGCCGTACGTCGCGTTCAACCTGCCCTTCGCCATCTGGATCATGCGCAACTACCTGCAGGGGATCCCCTCGACCATCGAGGAGGCCTCCGAGATCGACGGCGCCGGCGCCTGGCGCACCGTGCTGTCGGTGATCCTGCCCATGGCGAAGCCCGGGCTCTTCACCGTCGGGGTGTTCACCTTCACGGCGTCGTGGAGCGAGTTCCTCATGGCGCTCACCTTCAACAGCGAGAACTCGTTCCGGACCATCCCGGTCGGCATCGCCCTGTTCGGGACCCAGTTCACCGTGCCGTTCGCGCAGATCTTCGCGGCGAGCGTCGCCGCGACGATCCCGATCGTCATCCTCGTGCTGGTGTTCCGCCGCTCGATCGTCTCCGGGCTCACCAGCGGAGCGGTCAAGGGGTGACGTCCGCAGCCTCGGTGACCGCGGACCGGTCGCCGGCCCCGTGACGGACGGGAGGCCCGTGGCGATCCCGCCACGGGCCTCCCGTCCGTCACCCGGCCGGTACGCGCTCGTCGCGGCCCGGACGGTGCCGTGCCGTCAGCGACGTGCGTCGCGCGCGGTGTCGGTGAAGAAGTCGGCGTACAGGCCGTTCGCGTCCTGCAGCTCGCCGTACTTCCACCGCTTGCGCATCCGGCGGAACGTCTCGATGCGCACCGGGTCGATGCCCGGCTCGGACTGGTACGAACCCATGGTTCCTCCCCGTTTCCCTGATCCACCCCCGTGTGGGGGTACCCAGTGGTGACGGTACGGGCACGGCGACTCCGCGTCCGGCAAGATAGGTCGGGAAGTTACCTAACTGCGCTTGTTGGACAAACGTTCGAGCAGGGTCCTCGGCCGCCCGTAGCCTGCCGTCAGGGGGTCGGAGCGCCGTACTCGAGCGCCTCGATCACACGATCGATCACGCGGACGTACCGCGTGATCTCGCGCTCGGAGAAGGAGGACAGGAGCTCGTGCAGGTGCTCGTTCGTACTGTCCATCGCCGCGGCGTAGGCGCGCTGCGTGTCCGGCGTGAGCTCGATGAACCGGCTGCGGCCGTCCTCCG
The sequence above is drawn from the Curtobacterium sp. MR_MD2014 genome and encodes:
- a CDS encoding carbohydrate ABC transporter permease, encoding MERVRARGAWGFAAPALLVVAAVTIFPVVYSIVLSFADVEIGYDGFTIQGFGLGNYAALLQSADWYRALGFTVLYTVVTVSVELVLGMLVALVLERLGVTRGWMLALLLVPWSLVTIVNAQLWKYIYDSTYGVATWFFGLFGDAPVILGEPVPAITGLMVADIWKTTPFVAIILLAGLVQISEDLYEAAELDGANGWQTFWRVVVPQLAPTLTIAVLFRVLQAFGVFDLPFVLTNGGPGTTTQSLAIMGYKVLFQDINIGPGAAIATSTAVIVAVGCLLFLRAFRNQAKGGDA
- a CDS encoding carbohydrate ABC transporter permease, whose product is MPRQRVRKGWRKWVNTVNVSGVVIAVLTALPLYWLVSTSLKPSSEIAQSPPTVVPQSLTFDNFVVAFRDNALGQYMVNSIVVSVATTVIVLALSFLAGYALAGRWIKGRTAIMTSLLMLSVFPAIAVLTPLYLLERNLGLLNSYPGLVVPYVAFNLPFAIWIMRNYLQGIPSTIEEASEIDGAGAWRTVLSVILPMAKPGLFTVGVFTFTASWSEFLMALTFNSENSFRTIPVGIALFGTQFTVPFAQIFAASVAATIPIVILVLVFRRSIVSGLTSGAVKG